A single region of the Ptychodera flava strain L36383 chromosome 9, AS_Pfla_20210202, whole genome shotgun sequence genome encodes:
- the LOC139140137 gene encoding tripartite motif-containing protein 55-like: protein MLLCGHDLCRKCCLALQKQAASKKHATGRFFCPECRAEIVLDERGIDALPRNFRLQSLCDRIRKLNRSNSMDLPDMEDPYSTLSVSYMRRKGSVMSHMAALVEKIKELERFIKSLEEKCETVEKNCTKLKATISKECDSLMSLLEQKRKVMITDIDKSKNDLTTQLRRQVVVYTKALEEAKRSENKVKGAMESMKQKEFIKNTKSLEDTLDSTADGLPALTPSVSDKFVISVDFKTLKDEMQKLRIDVKDKLRTDEHEDKKQGNSVHACEVTQQTSKSSKDGASRSANRKSRKERDQGKRKSSLSTSEVTPKDQATPQEPLQYETAT, encoded by the exons ATGTTGCTCTGCGGACACGATCTATGTCGGAAATGCTGCTTGGCCTTGCAGAAACAGGCGGCGTCCAAGAAGCACGCTACAGGTAGATTTTTCTGTCCGGAGTGCCGCGCTGAAATCGTCCTGGACGAACGCGGGATTGATGCCCTTCCTCGCAATTTCCGACTGCAGAGCCTCTGCGATAGGATCCGAAAACTAAATCGTAGCAATTCTATGGACTTGCCAGACATGGAAGATCCGTACTCCACGCTCAGTGTGTCTTACATGAGAAGGAAG GGCAGTGTTATGAGTCACATGGCCGCCCTGGTCGAGAAGATCAAAGAGTTGGAGCGTTTCATAAAATCGCTGgaagaaaaatgtgaaacagtggAG AAAAATTGCACCAAGCTGAAAGCAACGATATCCAAAGAGTGCGACTCACTCATGTCTTTATTAGAGCAGAAACGGAAGGTCATGATAACTGACATCGACAAAAGCAAGAACGACCTGACGACCCAGCTACGTCGACAGGTGGTGGTGTACACCAAGGCTTTGGAAGAAGCAAAACGATCTGAGAATAAAGTCAAGGGTGCCATGGAAAGTATGAAACAGAAAGAATTCATTAAG AACACCAAGTCCCTGGAAGACAC tcttgACAGCACGGCTGATGGATTACCCGCCTTGACGCCCTCTGTCAGCGATAAATTCGTCATCAGCGTGGACTTCAAAACCTTGAAGGATGAGATGCAGAAACTACGCATTGACGTCAAAG ACAAACTACGCACTGACGAACACGAGGACAAAAAGCAAGGCAATTCTGTCCATGCATGTGAGGTAACACAACAGACGTCAAAATCCAGCAAAGACGGAGCCAGCCGATCTGCCAATAGAAAATCAAGGAAAGAACGGG ATCAAGGGAAGAGAAAAAGTTCGCTGTCAACGTCAGAGGTCACACCGAAAGACCAGGCAACACCCCAAGAACCTCTGCAATATGAGACAGCAACCTAG